One Faecalispora anaeroviscerum genomic window carries:
- a CDS encoding bacteriophage abortive infection AbiH family protein produces MINNLFVIGNGFDIGHKMNTSYLEFKKWLVEEFPEAVDTSRFSLAYSTLMPDGDEYISDEDLASFLVYCIEETAGGNWSNFEAALGEIEWSQFFDEVDDVMDRDGEIDPWKTAYAREDFTTMLSFNTSAFSKLFSRWINTISYPTNCTCNNFLSDEIKNSSIFLTFNYTKTLEDIYDISSKQICHIHGVQGGEIIVGHGIDNINDDEDEDEDYFERSYDFGMEGIDDIHNSLRKPTKKIIEHTPFFNELQNHSVENIFSWGFSFSEVDQCYIKEICNRLDTKSITWHLYDIGNDEPEKFREILLKCGFKGIITTFKA; encoded by the coding sequence ATGATAAATAATCTATTTGTAATAGGTAATGGTTTTGACATTGGGCATAAGATGAATACATCCTATTTGGAATTCAAAAAATGGCTTGTTGAAGAATTTCCTGAGGCTGTGGATACCTCTCGTTTTTCTCTTGCCTACAGCACCCTTATGCCAGATGGAGATGAGTACATATCTGATGAAGATTTGGCATCTTTTTTAGTCTATTGCATTGAAGAAACAGCAGGCGGAAATTGGTCAAATTTTGAAGCTGCACTTGGAGAAATAGAATGGTCACAATTTTTTGATGAAGTTGACGATGTAATGGATAGAGATGGTGAAATAGATCCATGGAAAACGGCTTATGCAAGAGAAGATTTTACAACTATGCTGAGTTTTAATACTTCTGCATTTTCCAAATTATTTTCAAGATGGATAAACACAATATCTTATCCAACCAATTGTACTTGCAACAACTTTTTATCTGATGAAATTAAGAATTCAAGCATTTTTTTGACATTTAATTACACTAAAACCCTTGAAGATATTTATGATATTTCATCTAAGCAAATTTGTCATATACATGGTGTTCAGGGTGGTGAAATTATAGTTGGTCACGGAATCGACAACATCAATGACGATGAAGATGAGGACGAAGATTATTTTGAACGCAGTTATGATTTTGGCATGGAAGGAATTGATGATATCCATAATTCACTGCGAAAACCAACCAAAAAAATAATTGAACACACACCATTTTTCAATGAACTACAAAATCACAGTGTCGAAAACATATTTTCTTGGGGATTTTCATTTTCAGAAGTGGATCAATGCTACATAAAAGAAATTTGCAATAGATTGGATACAAAATCAATCACATGGCATTTATATGATATTGGAAACGATGAACCTGAAAAATTCAGAGAAATTCTTTTGAAATGTGGATTTAAGGGTATCATCACTACTTTTAAAGCGTAA
- a CDS encoding VirD4-like conjugal transfer protein, CD1115 family has protein sequence MNDPLIILIASAALMFIVIGGLSMLAHFYTLNGIKSKTVGDGQHGVARFLTKKEIKQVYNQVPYDVKHWRNGKNLPIEQGLVVGSASKAVLDRIKGKNEVVGLVDTGDVHCLMIGAAGVGKTAFFLYPNLEYACASGMSFITTDTKGDLARNYGAIAKENYGYNIAVIDLRNPTKSDGNNLLHLVNKYMDIYRDDSNNLMAKAKAEKYAKIIAKTIIATDGDNSSMGQNAFFYDSAEGLLSAVILLLAEFLPPTKIDGQMVDRRHIVSVFKMVQDLTAPGKAKGKSQFQELMELLPSTHKAKWFAGAALNSSEAAMASVLSTVLSRLNAFLDTEMEQILCFHTAIDAEKFCTEKSAIFLILPEEDNTKYFMVSLFLQQFYREMLAVADEHGGKLPNRVVIYADEIGTIPKIDSFEMMLSAGRSRKISVVPIIQSFAQLDKNYGKEGSEIITDNCQLTIFGGFAPNSETAEALSKALGTRTVMSGSISRGKNDPSQSLQMMERPLLTADELKSLKKGNFVVMKTGAHPMQTKLKLFLDWGITFDKTYETEEHSHRKVHYADKEELVENILNAISDAKSSVPSSEAKENNNACGGMSHTLIIEQEITEQKSKNKFRP, from the coding sequence ATGAATGATCCACTTATTATTTTAATAGCCTCTGCCGCCTTGATGTTCATCGTCATCGGCGGTCTTTCTATGTTGGCGCACTTTTACACGCTTAACGGCATTAAGTCCAAAACCGTAGGAGATGGTCAGCATGGTGTGGCACGGTTTCTGACTAAGAAAGAAATTAAGCAAGTATATAATCAAGTACCCTACGATGTTAAGCATTGGCGGAATGGAAAGAACCTGCCAATCGAGCAGGGTTTGGTTGTCGGGTCTGCATCAAAAGCAGTCCTTGATAGAATTAAAGGCAAAAACGAGGTTGTTGGTTTAGTAGATACAGGCGATGTCCACTGCTTAATGATTGGTGCTGCCGGTGTTGGTAAAACAGCATTCTTTCTCTATCCCAACTTGGAATATGCCTGTGCCAGCGGTATGAGTTTCATTACTACCGATACAAAGGGGGATCTCGCTCGAAACTATGGAGCAATCGCAAAAGAAAACTATGGCTACAACATAGCTGTTATTGACCTGCGTAACCCTACCAAGAGTGATGGAAATAACCTCTTACACCTCGTCAACAAATATATGGACATCTACCGTGACGATAGCAACAACCTCATGGCAAAAGCAAAAGCCGAAAAGTATGCAAAAATTATTGCAAAGACCATTATTGCAACCGATGGAGATAACTCATCTATGGGTCAAAATGCGTTTTTCTATGATTCAGCCGAGGGATTGCTCTCCGCTGTGATTTTGCTTCTTGCAGAATTTTTACCGCCAACAAAGATTGATGGACAAATGGTTGATAGGCGCCATATTGTTTCGGTGTTTAAAATGGTACAAGACCTTACTGCTCCCGGCAAAGCCAAAGGCAAAAGTCAGTTTCAAGAGCTGATGGAACTGCTACCCTCCACACACAAGGCAAAATGGTTTGCAGGAGCTGCGTTAAATTCCTCTGAAGCGGCAATGGCTTCTGTACTTTCCACTGTGTTGTCTCGTCTCAATGCGTTTCTCGACACCGAGATGGAACAGATTTTGTGTTTTCATACAGCCATTGATGCGGAAAAGTTCTGCACAGAGAAGTCGGCAATCTTTTTAATACTCCCCGAAGAAGATAACACCAAGTATTTTATGGTGTCGCTGTTCCTCCAACAGTTTTATCGTGAAATGCTTGCAGTAGCTGATGAACATGGCGGAAAGCTACCCAACCGAGTGGTTATCTATGCCGATGAGATTGGTACTATTCCGAAAATTGATAGCTTTGAAATGATGCTGTCCGCAGGCAGATCAAGAAAAATATCCGTGGTACCTATCATTCAATCCTTTGCCCAGCTTGATAAAAACTATGGCAAAGAAGGTTCTGAAATCATCACCGATAACTGTCAGCTCACCATCTTTGGTGGCTTTGCACCCAACTCCGAAACTGCCGAAGCCTTATCCAAAGCACTTGGCACACGCACGGTTATGAGTGGCAGCATCAGCAGAGGGAAAAATGATCCGTCGCAATCCTTGCAGATGATGGAACGTCCTTTGCTTACGGCTGACGAGCTGAAGTCACTAAAGAAAGGCAACTTTGTGGTGATGAAAACAGGTGCACACCCTATGCAGACCAAGCTCAAGCTGTTCCTTGATTGGGGTATCACCTTTGACAAGACCTATGAAACTGAGGAACACTCTCATCGTAAGGTTCATTATGCTGACAAAGAGGAGTTGGTAGAAAACATCTTAAATGCGATTAGCGACGCAAAATCTTCTGTACCTTCCTCTGAGGCAAAGGAAAACAACAATGCCTGTGGAGGAATGTCGCATACGCTGATTATCGAGCAGGAAATAACGGAGCAAAAATCAAAAAACAAATTTAGACCATAG
- a CDS encoding helix-turn-helix domain-containing protein, whose amino-acid sequence MSFFGTLYKEDLPPRAKIVYMYLKDRSNKDGECWPAVKTIAKDTSLSVSTVKRAIADLIRYGFLTKESRYRENGSHTSNRYFI is encoded by the coding sequence ATGAGTTTTTTCGGAACGCTTTATAAAGAAGATTTGCCGCCAAGGGCAAAGATTGTCTATATGTACCTCAAGGACAGGAGCAACAAGGATGGTGAATGTTGGCCAGCCGTTAAGACCATTGCAAAGGATACTTCTTTGTCGGTTAGTACCGTAAAAAGAGCCATAGCGGATCTAATCCGTTATGGCTTTCTTACTAAGGAGAGCAGATACCGAGAGAACGGTAGTCATACTTCAAACCGTTATTTTATCTAG
- a CDS encoding recombinase family protein produces the protein MKNFYGYMRVSSIEQNIERQKVELLKWGIIDKNIYCDKLSGKDFNRPQYQRLKKRLKEGDVLVVKSIDRLGRNYDDIQEEWREIVKNKKADIVILDMPILDTRTNKDLIGTLISDIVLQLLSYVAQAERENIRQRQAEGIAIAKAQGKHLGRFPSPIPDEFYPIYQKWQNQEYTLESASKAMGVTISSFRNMIRKYKKAKKEDNSN, from the coding sequence ATGAAAAATTTTTATGGTTACATGCGTGTATCCTCAATAGAGCAGAATATTGAGCGTCAAAAAGTGGAACTCCTTAAATGGGGAATTATCGATAAAAACATCTATTGTGATAAATTATCCGGCAAAGACTTTAATAGACCTCAATATCAGCGACTCAAGAAAAGGTTAAAAGAAGGCGATGTTCTCGTTGTAAAGAGCATTGACCGGCTAGGTCGTAACTATGATGATATACAAGAGGAATGGCGTGAGATTGTTAAAAATAAAAAAGCAGACATTGTTATCCTTGATATGCCTATTCTTGATACCCGAACGAATAAAGATTTAATTGGTACACTTATCTCTGATATCGTTCTGCAGCTGTTATCCTATGTAGCACAAGCAGAGAGAGAAAACATTAGACAGCGTCAGGCAGAGGGGATTGCTATCGCAAAAGCACAGGGAAAACACTTGGGTAGATTTCCATCTCCAATTCCTGATGAATTTTATCCTATTTATCAAAAATGGCAAAACCAAGAATATACACTTGAAAGTGCCAGTAAAGCGATGGGAGTTACGATAAGTTCTTTTAGAAATATGATTCGAAAATATAAAAAAGCAAAAAAAGAAGATAATTCAAACTAA
- a CDS encoding EAL domain-containing protein, with protein sequence MSDISNVHPEKSLKSQDELYIDKHLIIGNMIQYHADKSVYHFNKLCMIKIENSDLLLAYLGEKSYLNLLKKALLEIHQYMKEEQFNGILSAYFIDNSTFIIVGKPHIEEELFLKIVKKLYKNYQYMKPDQTNVPILVRFVVVINQPNMLEYALEELRDERNTQKHFILSEPCSSKTFETEQELKMISIIYWAIENNAVVPYYQGIYDNKKKCIEKYEALMRIKNYDGTIYPPNSFINIAKKYHIYTKLSETMIRRVLLEIDDKNMEVSVNLSAYDINSSGFRKSIYELLAQRKSKKLLVFEILEDEIFKDTIILKQFVSEVEKYGVKIAIDDFGSGYSNLLEIAQISPHYIKIDGGIIRALNESSKNRIILDAIVYLSQKLGARVVAEHVESMEIQKSIEQLNIDFSQGYYFAKPLPMESLFSN encoded by the coding sequence ATGAGTGATATAAGTAATGTACATCCTGAAAAAAGCCTTAAGAGTCAAGATGAATTGTATATAGATAAACACTTAATTATAGGCAATATGATTCAATACCATGCAGATAAATCAGTATACCACTTTAATAAGCTATGCATGATTAAAATTGAAAACTCTGATCTATTGTTAGCCTATCTAGGAGAAAAGAGTTACTTAAATCTCTTGAAAAAGGCACTTTTAGAAATACATCAATATATGAAAGAAGAGCAGTTTAATGGTATTCTTTCTGCCTACTTTATTGATAACAGTACTTTTATAATTGTAGGAAAGCCTCATATTGAAGAAGAATTGTTTTTAAAAATTGTTAAAAAACTCTACAAAAATTATCAATACATGAAGCCGGATCAAACTAATGTCCCTATTTTAGTACGGTTTGTTGTAGTAATAAATCAACCAAATATGTTGGAATATGCATTAGAAGAATTACGCGATGAACGTAATACACAGAAGCACTTTATTTTAAGTGAGCCATGTAGTAGTAAAACATTTGAAACAGAACAAGAATTAAAGATGATAAGCATTATTTATTGGGCAATAGAAAATAATGCTGTAGTCCCTTATTATCAAGGGATATACGATAATAAGAAAAAGTGTATTGAAAAATATGAAGCGTTAATGAGAATCAAAAATTATGATGGTACTATTTATCCGCCTAATTCATTTATAAATATTGCAAAAAAATATCATATATACACTAAGTTAAGCGAAACAATGATTCGACGAGTTCTGTTGGAAATCGATGATAAAAATATGGAGGTTTCTGTGAACCTCTCTGCGTATGACATTAATTCAAGTGGTTTTAGAAAATCCATATATGAATTATTAGCACAAAGAAAATCAAAAAAGTTACTAGTTTTTGAAATTTTAGAGGATGAGATATTTAAGGATACCATTATTTTAAAACAGTTTGTATCAGAGGTTGAAAAATACGGAGTCAAGATAGCAATTGACGACTTTGGATCTGGATATTCTAATTTATTAGAAATAGCACAAATCTCACCACACTACATAAAAATTGACGGTGGAATTATACGTGCTTTAAATGAATCTTCAAAAAACAGGATTATTTTGGATGCAATTGTTTATCTCTCCCAAAAACTTGGTGCGCGGGTTGTTGCAGAGCATGTAGAAAGCATGGAAATACAGAAATCTATTGAACAATTAAATATTGATTTTTCACAAGGGTATTATTTTGCTAAACCTTTGCCAATGGAGAGTCTTTTTAGTAATTAA
- a CDS encoding methyl-accepting chemotaxis protein has protein sequence MFKKMKLKPYLLTVFSIIIVLAAIITSIGTVGLLKTKDNMQVFIDKTLGAESAVKTCIIEANIAARDLREMVITDNPQDYAKLKERIGESIDTINEQISVFKQTHGETDGLAQKYEDAFEIWFNIATKAINQIEKGNKDAAKEIVLNECSPALNNLVEIVKEINTQIDEDKAASEDSAQKLIFTFIIISIISFMLVLIISLYFAMKTTTNITSTTNKVKEAVLELSKGNLKANIEYEAKNEFGELAERMNFSFQELSKYVDAIDYGMSEFSKGNFTCECPITFLGDFAHIQKSIENFQAKMNNTLVELDMASAQVSAGASQVADGAQALAQGATEQASSVEELSATIADISNKISQTAEYSEKANTLGKQAGEVVQKSQVEMKQMMKAIKDIASASENIQRIIKAIDDIAFQTNILALNAAVEAARAGNAGKGFAVVADEVRNLAQKSAEAAKDTTELIENSLQHVSHGELLAASTDAAFEEVAKYAEDILGMVAKIAQASNEQSLSISQISQGVDQISSVVQMNSATSEESAAASEELSGQAGVMKSLIDQFELSHDMKSIYNMETNDANEVKVHSFDKY, from the coding sequence ATGTTTAAAAAAATGAAGTTGAAGCCATATTTACTTACCGTATTCTCTATTATTATCGTTTTAGCTGCTATCATTACGTCCATAGGCACTGTGGGGCTTTTGAAAACAAAAGACAATATGCAAGTATTTATTGATAAAACATTAGGAGCAGAATCAGCTGTTAAAACATGTATAATAGAGGCTAATATAGCAGCCCGTGATTTGCGGGAAATGGTTATTACTGATAATCCACAGGATTATGCTAAATTAAAGGAACGCATTGGGGAAAGTATTGATACAATAAACGAGCAAATTTCTGTATTTAAGCAAACTCATGGAGAAACAGATGGCTTGGCTCAAAAATATGAAGATGCTTTTGAAATCTGGTTTAACATTGCTACGAAGGCTATTAATCAAATAGAAAAAGGAAATAAAGATGCCGCAAAAGAAATTGTTTTAAATGAATGCTCCCCGGCTTTAAACAACCTTGTTGAAATAGTAAAAGAAATTAACACACAAATAGATGAAGATAAAGCAGCATCTGAGGACTCTGCGCAAAAGCTGATTTTTACATTTATTATTATTTCCATCATTTCATTTATGCTGGTACTTATTATTAGTTTGTATTTTGCAATGAAAACAACGACAAATATTACGAGTACCACCAATAAAGTAAAGGAAGCTGTGCTCGAATTATCAAAAGGTAATTTAAAAGCTAACATTGAATACGAAGCAAAAAATGAGTTTGGCGAATTAGCAGAACGCATGAATTTTTCTTTTCAAGAGTTATCTAAATATGTGGATGCAATTGATTATGGAATGAGCGAGTTTTCTAAAGGAAATTTCACTTGTGAATGCCCAATTACTTTTCTTGGAGATTTTGCTCATATTCAAAAATCAATTGAAAACTTCCAAGCTAAAATGAACAACACATTAGTGGAATTAGATATGGCTTCAGCTCAAGTAAGTGCAGGGGCCAGTCAGGTAGCTGATGGTGCGCAGGCCTTGGCACAAGGCGCAACAGAACAAGCCAGCAGTGTTGAGGAATTATCTGCCACAATTGCAGATATATCTAATAAAATCTCTCAAACAGCGGAATATTCTGAAAAGGCTAATACATTAGGAAAACAAGCAGGAGAAGTCGTTCAAAAAAGTCAAGTAGAAATGAAGCAAATGATGAAAGCAATCAAAGATATTGCTTCGGCTTCTGAAAACATTCAAAGAATTATTAAGGCAATTGATGATATTGCCTTCCAGACAAATATTCTAGCACTGAATGCAGCAGTGGAAGCCGCACGTGCAGGAAATGCAGGTAAGGGGTTTGCTGTTGTAGCAGATGAAGTGCGAAATCTTGCTCAAAAATCAGCAGAAGCCGCTAAGGATACCACAGAGCTTATTGAAAACTCTTTGCAGCATGTATCACATGGAGAACTTTTAGCCGCCAGTACAGATGCTGCTTTTGAGGAAGTAGCTAAATATGCAGAAGATATTTTAGGAATGGTAGCAAAAATTGCACAGGCATCCAATGAACAGTCCCTGTCCATTTCTCAAATTTCTCAAGGTGTGGATCAGATATCTTCTGTTGTGCAGATGAACTCTGCAACATCGGAAGAAAGTGCGGCAGCTAGTGAAGAGCTTAGTGGACAGGCGGGCGTAATGAAATCGTTAATTGATCAATTTGAACTGTCTCATGACATGAAATCCATATATAATATGGAAACAAACGATGCAAATGAAGTTAAAGTTCATTCGTTTGATAAATATTAA
- a CDS encoding 4-vinyl reductase — MFKLFNPEDENKFTWESISDVIDGRRNLGENMPVYVYRLFQFTIKDELAKRFGNNATVDIFRNAGELAGKEFANHLLNLELPFNEFVAHLQGVLEESKIGILRIEKFDMDTGEAVLTVGEDLDCSGLPITGETVCNYDEGFLAGILKVYTKKEYIVTEVDCWATGSRVCRFEANIKKSDEMSNE, encoded by the coding sequence ATGTTTAAGCTATTTAATCCAGAAGACGAAAACAAATTTACTTGGGAATCTATCAGTGATGTAATTGACGGCAGGAGAAACTTGGGCGAAAACATGCCCGTATATGTCTATCGCCTTTTTCAATTCACAATTAAAGACGAGTTAGCAAAACGCTTTGGTAATAATGCAACGGTTGATATTTTTAGAAATGCAGGAGAATTGGCAGGAAAGGAATTTGCAAATCACCTACTCAATTTAGAGTTGCCTTTTAATGAATTCGTTGCCCATCTGCAAGGCGTTTTAGAAGAAAGTAAAATTGGTATACTGCGCATAGAAAAATTTGATATGGATACCGGTGAAGCCGTTCTGACCGTTGGTGAAGATTTGGATTGTTCGGGACTGCCAATTACAGGCGAAACAGTTTGTAATTATGACGAAGGATTTTTGGCAGGCATCTTAAAAGTGTACACAAAAAAAGAATATATAGTTACAGAGGTGGATTGCTGGGCTACCGGTTCTCGTGTTTGCCGATTTGAAGCAAATATAAAGAAATCTGATGAGATGAGTAATGAATAG
- a CDS encoding bacteriohemerythrin: MNRDDVDLLVAQIRNIILNKPLTEELRSESAELADLQEAVFYLSNCLAESNEFLKSLWMGELDVKAPSRHNFLAGNLKELHSALKHLTWQANQVANGDYNQSVSFLGDFSTSFNQMIHQLAERESQLKLQSSMLTETVDLMKSVMDGLKDWIVVTSKENGEIIYANRSAKQFFYDTEADKPICNCCCELFEYVKNYKHGDDSYIYEHKCDTRKTIFRVRTYSIQWNEKLAYAHYIADVTREKEYQEQIEGLAYTDELTGLYNRRFCLENLDKLTDKKSEFSFCMIDLDGLKYANDNFGHAAGDRYLKLVAQEMTRITRSTDMICRIGGDEFAILFPNCNEQIVRTKMEQLDQTIIGLSKEFSMSVSYGVLYIEEGTLISSEAIMEQADEKMYLLKNIKKAIKRNQGGLTMAFTWTKELETGNAQIDAEHKELIQAINNLLAACSAGKGRSELSHTMDFLDQYTKTHFGHEQALQIQSGYPDYANHKKYHEWFIKVVEDISARLKAEGPSIQLVGEINKQLGGWLINHIKTEDVKVAKHVLSQKK; this comes from the coding sequence ATGAATAGAGACGATGTAGACTTATTGGTAGCACAAATTAGAAATATAATATTGAATAAGCCTCTCACGGAAGAATTAAGGAGCGAATCAGCAGAATTGGCAGATTTGCAAGAGGCAGTATTTTACTTATCAAACTGTCTAGCGGAATCCAATGAATTTTTAAAGTCTTTATGGATGGGTGAACTTGATGTAAAGGCTCCAAGCCGGCACAATTTCCTTGCCGGAAACCTAAAGGAGCTTCATTCCGCACTAAAACATTTAACATGGCAGGCAAATCAGGTTGCTAATGGTGATTACAATCAAAGCGTTAGCTTTTTAGGTGATTTTTCAACTTCGTTTAATCAAATGATCCATCAGTTGGCTGAACGAGAATCACAATTAAAGCTTCAATCCTCTATGCTAACAGAAACCGTTGATTTAATGAAATCGGTCATGGATGGATTAAAAGACTGGATTGTTGTTACATCTAAAGAAAATGGCGAAATAATTTATGCAAACCGATCAGCAAAACAGTTTTTTTATGATACCGAAGCAGATAAACCCATATGTAACTGCTGCTGTGAATTATTTGAATATGTGAAGAACTATAAGCACGGTGATGATAGCTACATTTATGAGCATAAGTGTGATACAAGAAAGACAATCTTCCGTGTACGCACCTATTCCATTCAATGGAACGAAAAATTAGCCTATGCCCATTATATCGCAGATGTTACCAGAGAAAAGGAATATCAAGAGCAAATAGAGGGATTGGCATATACCGATGAGCTAACCGGGTTATACAATCGCCGATTTTGCTTAGAAAATTTGGATAAGCTAACAGATAAAAAATCGGAGTTCTCTTTCTGTATGATAGACTTGGATGGTTTAAAATACGCCAATGACAATTTTGGACACGCAGCTGGTGACAGATATCTAAAACTGGTAGCACAAGAAATGACTCGAATAACCCGATCTACAGATATGATTTGTCGTATTGGCGGAGATGAGTTTGCGATACTATTTCCGAACTGTAATGAACAAATCGTGCGGACTAAAATGGAGCAATTAGATCAAACAATAATCGGCTTATCTAAAGAATTTTCTATGTCAGTTAGTTATGGAGTTCTCTACATAGAAGAAGGAACTTTAATTTCATCTGAGGCAATTATGGAGCAAGCAGATGAGAAAATGTATCTTTTAAAAAATATAAAAAAAGCAATTAAAAGAAATCAAGGAGGTTTAACAATGGCTTTTACATGGACAAAAGAATTGGAAACAGGTAATGCACAAATAGATGCTGAACATAAGGAATTAATACAGGCAATTAATAATCTGCTTGCGGCTTGTAGCGCAGGAAAAGGTAGAAGTGAATTAAGCCACACGATGGATTTTTTAGATCAGTATACAAAGACTCACTTTGGACATGAACAAGCTTTGCAGATACAGTCAGGGTATCCTGATTACGCAAATCATAAGAAATATCATGAATGGTTTATTAAGGTTGTGGAAGATATCTCTGCTCGTTTAAAAGCGGAAGGTCCCTCCATTCAGCTTGTTGGTGAAATAAATAAGCAGCTAGGTGGATGGCTCATCAATCATATTAAAACGGAAGATGTAAAAGTAGCCAAGCACGTATTATCTCAGAAAAAATAA
- a CDS encoding sigma-70 family RNA polymerase sigma factor, whose protein sequence is MANNVAQQNNRLPKRRKSKENPYTIGYDEARKIYTLSFVDGQRVLHCLDLSDELYQIFNQFELDDLSELNEKERNIDFKELELALKTFDTLHSNQTETAVYKSLQKRELYKAIATLPEKQRRRVVLYYFNGLTYEEIGQLEKCQKTRVKKSIDRALSKIKKYF, encoded by the coding sequence ATGGCAAATAACGTAGCACAACAAAACAATCGACTTCCAAAAAGGAGAAAGTCCAAAGAAAACCCCTACACCATCGGGTATGACGAAGCCCGTAAGATATATACCTTGTCTTTTGTCGATGGTCAAAGGGTGTTGCATTGCTTAGATTTAAGCGATGAGCTGTATCAGATATTTAATCAATTTGAGTTAGATGATTTGTCTGAGCTAAATGAAAAAGAGCGAAATATCGATTTCAAAGAGCTTGAATTGGCATTAAAGACTTTCGATACACTTCATTCAAATCAGACAGAGACTGCTGTATATAAAAGCCTACAAAAAAGAGAACTATACAAAGCCATTGCTACTTTACCCGAAAAACAACGCAGACGAGTGGTTCTCTATTACTTCAATGGACTTACTTATGAGGAAATTGGACAGCTGGAAAAATGCCAAAAAACAAGGGTTAAAAAGTCTATAGACCGTGCCTTATCAAAAATAAAAAAATATTTTTAA